A window of Prolixibacter sp. SD074 contains these coding sequences:
- a CDS encoding PhoH family protein: MTQSKVFVLDTNVILHDHKCIYNFEDNDVVIPITVLEELDKFKRGSDQINFQARQFVRILDEIVGDDLFNGGLSLGPKKGKLIIETGKPFSKQMKESFRDDIPDHRILAIAEAVRDKYPERKTIFVTKDVNLRMKAKSLHIESEDYKNDKISDVNVLYEGIREMNEYNDELIAKLYDNKSLALEEAGIGDSPFANEYLILKGNRSSALAHYDPFSKTIKRVDKHVAYGIKPRNAEQTFSLDALLNPEIKLIALTGKAGTGKTLLALAAAIAQHKLYDTTLLARPIVALSNRDLGFLPGDAEEKVSPYMQPLFDNLAVIKKSFNPRSTEVQLIEELRKDGRLVITALAFIRGRSLSNCFFIIDEAQNLTPHEVKTIITRAGEGTKMIFTGDIMQIDSPYLDMQSNGLAFLTDKMKGQDLFAHINLVKGERSYLAELASDLL; the protein is encoded by the coding sequence ATGACGCAATCTAAAGTATTCGTCCTCGACACTAACGTCATCTTGCATGATCACAAGTGTATCTACAATTTCGAAGACAATGATGTAGTAATCCCGATCACTGTTTTGGAAGAGCTGGATAAATTCAAGCGAGGCAGCGATCAGATTAATTTTCAGGCCCGTCAGTTTGTGCGCATTCTGGATGAAATCGTCGGCGACGACCTCTTCAATGGAGGATTATCGCTTGGACCGAAAAAAGGCAAACTCATTATCGAAACCGGAAAGCCTTTTTCCAAACAAATGAAAGAATCCTTCCGCGATGACATTCCCGACCACCGTATTCTGGCCATCGCCGAAGCTGTTCGGGATAAATATCCCGAAAGGAAAACCATCTTTGTCACCAAGGATGTCAATCTCCGGATGAAAGCCAAATCGCTGCACATCGAATCGGAAGATTACAAAAACGATAAAATCTCCGATGTCAATGTGCTGTACGAAGGTATCAGGGAAATGAATGAGTACAATGACGAACTCATCGCCAAATTATACGACAACAAATCGCTTGCGCTGGAAGAAGCCGGAATCGGAGACTCACCCTTTGCCAACGAATACCTGATTTTGAAAGGAAATCGATCCAGTGCACTGGCTCATTACGATCCGTTCTCGAAAACCATCAAACGAGTCGATAAACATGTGGCCTATGGCATCAAGCCGAGGAATGCCGAGCAGACGTTTTCGCTGGACGCCCTGTTGAATCCCGAAATAAAACTAATTGCCCTGACCGGGAAAGCAGGAACAGGAAAAACCCTGCTCGCTTTGGCCGCTGCTATTGCTCAACACAAGCTTTACGATACCACCTTGCTGGCCCGCCCCATTGTAGCACTAAGTAACCGCGATTTGGGTTTCCTGCCGGGAGATGCCGAAGAAAAGGTCTCGCCCTACATGCAACCGCTTTTCGATAACCTGGCCGTGATTAAGAAAAGTTTCAATCCACGCAGCACAGAAGTTCAGTTAATCGAGGAATTGCGAAAAGACGGACGACTGGTTATTACGGCACTCGCCTTCATCAGGGGACGAAGTCTCTCCAATTGTTTCTTCATCATCGACGAAGCGCAGAACCTCACTCCACACGAAGTGAAAACCATCATTACCCGTGCGGGCGAAGGCACCAAAATGATCTTCACCGGCGATATCATGCAAATTGACTCGCCGTACCTCGACATGCAGTCGAACGGTTTGGCTTTCCTCACCGACAAAATGAAGGGACAGGACCTGTTTGCACACATCAACCTGGTGAAAGGCGAACGCAGCTACCTGGCTGAGCTGGCCAGCGATTTACTTTGA
- a CDS encoding exo-beta-N-acetylmuramidase NamZ domain-containing protein yields MKNHILLLLSVFLFSSCGNANEKHIIVGAEQPGKYLPLLDGKNVALVVNQTSRVNGQHLVDFLLERHINVKEIFAPEHGFRGQADAGEKLENTFDKRTGLPVISIYGKTKKPSPEQLTGIDWVVFDIQDVGCRFYTYISTMHYVMEACAENGVKMMIFDRPNPNGDYVAGPVFKPEFRSFVGMEPIPVVHGCTVGELARMINGEGWLTNHEKVDLTVIPVKNYAHQDRYSLPVKPSPNLPNDLSIRLYPSLCFFESTSVSVGRGTYFPFQVVGYPDPRFGSFSFTPESIEGMARSPLHLGEKCYGMDFRELKNTPRFTLKYFLDWYHRFPNEKNFLTRGRWFNLLMGTDAVIKQIREGKTEQEIRASWKPELDAYRQIRKKYLLYPDNVQN; encoded by the coding sequence ATGAAAAATCATATCCTGCTCTTACTTTCGGTTTTCCTCTTTTCTTCTTGTGGAAATGCGAATGAAAAACACATCATAGTCGGCGCCGAACAACCTGGGAAATACCTGCCGTTGCTGGATGGTAAAAATGTGGCATTGGTGGTAAATCAAACCTCCAGGGTAAACGGTCAGCATCTGGTAGACTTTCTGCTCGAAAGGCACATTAATGTGAAAGAGATTTTTGCTCCTGAACACGGTTTCAGGGGGCAGGCTGACGCGGGTGAAAAATTGGAAAATACGTTTGATAAACGGACCGGGTTGCCGGTCATTTCGATTTACGGAAAAACCAAAAAGCCAAGTCCGGAACAGCTAACGGGAATCGATTGGGTCGTGTTTGACATTCAGGATGTAGGTTGTCGTTTTTACACGTACATCAGTACCATGCATTATGTGATGGAGGCTTGCGCCGAAAACGGCGTGAAAATGATGATTTTCGATCGCCCCAATCCCAACGGCGATTACGTAGCCGGACCGGTTTTTAAACCCGAATTTCGCTCATTTGTGGGGATGGAGCCCATTCCGGTGGTGCATGGTTGTACGGTTGGAGAACTGGCACGGATGATTAATGGCGAAGGATGGCTGACAAATCATGAAAAAGTTGATTTAACAGTAATTCCGGTTAAAAACTACGCTCATCAGGATCGATATTCTTTGCCCGTGAAACCTTCTCCCAATTTACCGAACGATTTGTCGATTCGTTTGTATCCGTCACTCTGTTTTTTCGAATCTACCAGTGTGAGTGTCGGGAGGGGAACTTATTTTCCCTTCCAGGTAGTAGGGTATCCTGATCCCAGATTTGGTTCCTTTTCGTTTACTCCAGAAAGTATCGAAGGGATGGCCAGGTCGCCACTTCATTTGGGTGAGAAATGTTATGGGATGGATTTCAGGGAACTGAAAAATACGCCGCGTTTTACGCTGAAATATTTTCTGGATTGGTATCATCGCTTTCCTAACGAGAAAAATTTTCTGACCCGCGGGCGCTGGTTTAATTTGTTGATGGGAACTGATGCTGTGATTAAGCAAATCAGGGAGGGAAAGACTGAACAGGAGATTCGCGCATCGTGGAAACCGGAACTCGATGCTTATCGACAGATTCGTAAAAAATATCTTCTTTATCCCGATAACGTCCAAAACTAA
- a CDS encoding DNA-binding protein codes for MTKKITFNELRKIKDRLPDGAIHHIADELGIEVETVRNYFGGANYEKGKAVGIHLEQGPNGGIVLLDDTTILEKAEEILQHHEV; via the coding sequence ATGACAAAGAAAATAACCTTCAACGAACTGAGAAAAATTAAAGACCGTTTGCCTGACGGTGCCATCCACCATATTGCCGATGAATTAGGCATTGAGGTTGAGACCGTCAGGAATTATTTCGGCGGAGCAAATTACGAGAAAGGAAAAGCAGTTGGAATTCACCTTGAACAAGGCCCTAATGGAGGTATCGTACTTTTAGATGATACCACCATACTTGAAAAAGCGGAAGAAATTCTTCAACATCACGAAGTATAA
- a CDS encoding inositol monophosphatase family protein, with product MKKFFVMNLEKLCTDVIGIVKDAGTFIAGERKRFQLDAVEKKGKSDFVSYVDKGAEKQLVEKLRQLLPEAGFITEENTAGNHGEELKWIIDPLDGTTNFIHGMPPYAVSVALSRGNEIILGVVYEITQDECFYAWKDSQAYLNGKVIRASDAKTTEDALIATGFPYYNFKKLDGYMEAMNHFMQHSQGIRRLGSAATDLAYVASGRFEAFWEHALHAWDVAAGVLIIKQAGGKVTDFNGGDNFLFGGEIVAANGAYFEEFYDIVHQHLGN from the coding sequence TTGAAGAAATTTTTTGTGATGAACCTGGAAAAACTCTGTACCGACGTTATCGGGATTGTAAAAGATGCCGGCACATTCATTGCCGGCGAACGAAAACGTTTTCAACTGGATGCCGTTGAAAAGAAAGGAAAATCGGACTTTGTATCGTATGTCGACAAAGGCGCTGAAAAGCAATTAGTCGAGAAACTGCGGCAGCTTTTACCGGAAGCCGGATTTATTACGGAGGAAAATACGGCTGGAAACCACGGAGAAGAATTAAAATGGATCATCGATCCGTTGGATGGCACCACCAACTTCATTCACGGTATGCCGCCTTATGCAGTAAGTGTGGCACTCTCTCGTGGTAACGAAATCATCCTGGGAGTGGTTTATGAAATCACGCAGGACGAATGTTTCTATGCATGGAAAGACAGCCAGGCTTACCTAAATGGAAAAGTTATCCGCGCAAGCGATGCCAAAACGACCGAAGACGCGTTAATAGCAACCGGATTTCCGTATTACAATTTCAAGAAGCTGGATGGCTATATGGAAGCCATGAACCACTTCATGCAACATTCACAAGGCATTCGCCGGTTGGGTTCTGCTGCTACCGACCTGGCCTATGTGGCGTCCGGACGTTTCGAGGCTTTCTGGGAACATGCGCTACACGCCTGGGACGTGGCAGCCGGAGTGCTGATTATTAAACAGGCAGGAGGAAAGGTAACCGACTTTAATGGCGGCGATAATTTCCTGTTCGGCGGAGAAATCGTGGCGGCAAACGGTGCATATTTCGAGGAATTTTACGACATTGTACATCAACATCTTGGCAACTGA
- a CDS encoding lysophospholipid acyltransferase family protein, producing the protein MDYLLYHILRGFTWLNHFLPLRIHYAFSDFLYFLVYHVFGYRRKVVRTNLANAFPEKTVRERKTIERRFYQHFCDSFIETLYFSQISPARIKKRMKFLNPELPNQYLKDGRHVLVSLGHHNNWEWMCSWGLQTQGKFYVIYKPLHNKSIDRFYHKLRGRFGAIPLDKNKTFRQLMADSSKGTPTISGFLNDQAPRKNEIQYWTTFLNQETPILLGTEKIAKKLNAVVLGAHMQKQKRGHYTLTFHLITDKPKETKQYEITEKHTRFLEQIIKDEPAYWLWSHRRWKHKREPEQSATPAK; encoded by the coding sequence ATGGATTATCTATTGTATCACATTCTCAGGGGATTTACATGGCTTAACCATTTTCTTCCCCTGCGTATCCACTATGCGTTTTCTGATTTTCTTTATTTCCTTGTTTATCACGTTTTTGGCTATCGCCGAAAAGTCGTTCGAACCAATTTAGCGAATGCTTTTCCAGAGAAAACGGTCCGGGAAAGGAAAACAATTGAGCGCCGGTTTTATCAGCATTTCTGCGACAGTTTTATCGAAACGCTTTATTTCTCCCAAATTTCTCCCGCCAGAATAAAGAAACGAATGAAGTTTCTCAATCCGGAACTTCCCAACCAATACCTGAAAGACGGACGGCACGTGCTGGTTTCGCTCGGGCACCACAACAACTGGGAGTGGATGTGCAGCTGGGGATTGCAGACGCAGGGCAAGTTTTACGTGATTTACAAGCCCTTGCACAACAAAAGCATCGACCGCTTTTACCATAAGTTGCGAGGCCGCTTTGGCGCAATTCCGCTGGATAAGAACAAAACCTTCCGGCAACTGATGGCTGACAGCTCAAAAGGAACACCGACGATTTCGGGGTTCCTGAATGACCAAGCCCCCAGGAAAAACGAGATTCAGTACTGGACTACCTTCCTGAACCAGGAAACGCCAATACTACTGGGAACCGAAAAGATTGCCAAAAAGCTGAATGCTGTAGTGTTGGGCGCCCACATGCAAAAACAGAAGCGGGGGCATTATACGCTAACATTTCATCTGATCACCGATAAACCTAAAGAGACAAAGCAGTACGAGATTACCGAAAAACATACCCGTTTTCTGGAACAGATTATCAAAGACGAGCCGGCCTACTGGCTTTGGTCGCACCGCCGCTGGAAACATAAACGCGAACCGGAACAGTCCGCAACCCCTGCCAAATGA
- a CDS encoding folylpolyglutamate synthase/dihydrofolate synthase family protein translates to MDRFEATLRYLYEQLPFYQRKGPAAYKNNLDNTLALDELYGHPHRLFRSVHVAGTNGKGSVSHMLASVLQEAGYRVGLYTSPHLKDFRERIRVNGVKIPKEEVVRFVDDFVARNQRERMEPSFFELTVAMAFDYFARERVDIAVVEVGLGGRLDSTNIITPEVSVITNISLDHVALLGNSLTEIAGEKAGIMKKGIPAVVGETMKETAPVFAERAESLCIPLQFADQLYQTGYSMTSPEGKQLFNVRYNNILRFEQLSLDLLGQYQGRNLCTALAAMDVLKERGWKISDDALYRGMEHLVQNTRLLGRWQVLGANPCIVCDTGHNEAGIHEIVHQIHQTPYKKLHFVLGMVNDKDVMSVLRLLPKDAVYYFTKASIPRAMSENMLELKATDLGLKGQKYPAVVEALTAAKQHAEPDDMIFIGGSTFVVAEVI, encoded by the coding sequence ATGGACAGATTTGAAGCGACACTGAGATATTTATATGAGCAATTGCCTTTTTATCAACGGAAAGGGCCGGCTGCGTATAAAAATAACCTGGATAATACGCTGGCACTGGATGAGCTTTACGGACATCCGCACCGATTATTTCGGAGCGTACATGTGGCAGGAACGAACGGAAAAGGATCGGTTTCGCATATGTTGGCGAGTGTGCTTCAGGAAGCAGGTTACCGGGTGGGATTATATACCTCACCGCACCTGAAAGATTTCAGGGAACGTATTCGCGTGAATGGTGTGAAAATTCCGAAAGAGGAGGTGGTGCGCTTTGTGGATGATTTTGTGGCACGTAACCAGCGTGAGAGGATGGAACCATCTTTTTTTGAGTTAACCGTAGCCATGGCATTTGATTATTTTGCCCGCGAGCGAGTTGACATTGCTGTGGTGGAAGTTGGATTGGGCGGCCGCCTCGATTCTACGAATATCATTACCCCCGAAGTGTCGGTTATCACGAATATCAGCCTTGACCATGTGGCGTTGCTGGGAAATTCATTAACCGAAATTGCCGGTGAGAAGGCGGGCATCATGAAAAAGGGGATTCCGGCTGTTGTGGGGGAAACCATGAAAGAAACGGCCCCGGTTTTCGCCGAAAGGGCGGAAAGCCTGTGTATCCCGCTGCAGTTTGCCGATCAATTGTATCAGACTGGTTATTCCATGACTTCGCCCGAAGGAAAGCAACTCTTCAATGTGCGTTATAACAATATACTTCGTTTCGAGCAGCTTTCACTTGATTTATTGGGACAATACCAGGGCCGAAATCTTTGCACAGCCTTGGCCGCTATGGATGTTTTGAAAGAACGGGGCTGGAAAATTTCGGATGATGCCTTGTACCGGGGCATGGAACATCTGGTGCAAAATACCCGATTGCTTGGACGCTGGCAGGTGTTGGGGGCTAATCCCTGCATTGTTTGTGATACCGGCCATAATGAAGCCGGGATTCATGAAATTGTGCATCAGATACATCAGACTCCTTATAAAAAACTACACTTTGTATTGGGAATGGTAAACGATAAGGATGTGATGAGCGTCTTACGGCTCTTGCCGAAGGATGCGGTTTACTATTTTACCAAGGCTTCCATTCCAAGGGCGATGTCTGAAAATATGCTTGAGTTGAAAGCAACTGACCTGGGATTGAAAGGACAGAAATATCCGGCTGTTGTTGAGGCGCTGACTGCCGCAAAACAGCATGCTGAACCCGACGACATGATTTTTATTGGTGGAAGTACCTTTGTCGTGGCTGAAGTGATTTAA
- the mtaB gene encoding tRNA (N(6)-L-threonylcarbamoyladenosine(37)-C(2))-methylthiotransferase MtaB: MNYNGKKVAFTTLGCKLNFSETSTIARSFQEMGFDRTGFRDKADVYVINTCSVTDTADKKSRAIIRQAIRQNPAAFIVVVGCYAQLKPDEVASIEGVDLVLGANDKFNITKYLDGLEKHKKGDVHNCSFTRINRFDHAYSYGDRTRSFLKVQDGCDYFCTYCTIPMARGKSRNPGITSLVEEATRAGEQGIREIILTGVNIGDFGQSTGETFYDLVQALDEVESVDRIRISSIEPNLLNDDIIEFVSRSKRIAPHFHIPLQAGSNEVLKLMGRRYDRELFAHRVGKIKELLPHAFIGVDVIAGMNGESDKLFGESYQFIEGLDISQLHVFPYSERSKTSALKIDGVVPVNERKKRVEKLKELSNQKLKDFYLKHDGQNHRVLFEKSRSKSRITGWTENYIKVETDFRDELVNQIREVKLSGINPTGNMAVLID, encoded by the coding sequence ATGAATTACAACGGGAAAAAAGTAGCTTTTACCACGCTGGGATGTAAACTGAATTTCTCCGAAACATCCACTATCGCCCGCTCTTTCCAGGAGATGGGTTTTGACAGGACTGGTTTCAGGGACAAAGCTGATGTTTACGTTATCAACACCTGTTCGGTAACCGATACCGCCGACAAGAAGAGCCGTGCCATTATTCGTCAGGCCATCCGGCAAAATCCGGCCGCATTTATTGTGGTAGTAGGATGCTATGCCCAGCTGAAACCCGACGAAGTGGCGTCCATCGAAGGTGTGGACCTGGTGCTGGGAGCCAACGATAAATTCAATATCACCAAATACCTCGACGGGCTCGAAAAACACAAAAAGGGCGATGTACATAACTGCTCCTTTACCCGTATCAACAGGTTCGACCATGCGTATTCATACGGCGACCGTACCCGCAGTTTCCTGAAAGTACAGGACGGCTGTGACTATTTCTGCACCTACTGCACCATCCCAATGGCGCGCGGGAAAAGCCGGAACCCCGGCATCACCAGCCTGGTGGAAGAAGCAACACGCGCCGGAGAACAGGGAATCCGCGAGATTATTCTCACCGGGGTGAACATCGGCGACTTTGGGCAAAGCACCGGCGAAACCTTCTACGACCTGGTGCAGGCCCTGGACGAGGTGGAGAGCGTCGATCGCATCCGCATTTCATCCATCGAACCGAACCTGCTGAACGACGATATCATCGAATTTGTGTCCCGGTCGAAGCGGATTGCCCCGCATTTCCACATTCCATTGCAAGCCGGAAGCAACGAAGTGCTGAAATTGATGGGACGTCGTTACGACCGCGAACTGTTTGCACACCGTGTGGGGAAAATTAAGGAGCTACTTCCGCATGCCTTCATTGGCGTGGATGTGATTGCCGGCATGAATGGTGAATCGGATAAACTGTTCGGGGAATCGTACCAGTTTATCGAAGGACTGGACATTTCGCAGCTCCATGTTTTCCCTTATTCCGAGCGCTCGAAAACCAGCGCCCTGAAAATCGATGGCGTGGTTCCGGTTAACGAACGGAAGAAAAGGGTGGAAAAACTCAAAGAGTTATCCAACCAAAAACTAAAAGATTTTTACCTGAAGCACGACGGACAAAATCACCGGGTGCTGTTCGAAAAAAGCCGTTCGAAATCAAGAATAACAGGATGGACCGAGAATTACATCAAGGTGGAAACCGACTTCCGTGATGAACTGGTTAACCAAATCAGGGAAGTGAAACTGTCCGGCATCAATCCTACCGGGAATATGGCGGTTTTGATTGATTAA
- a CDS encoding glycoside hydrolase family 3 N-terminal domain-containing protein, whose protein sequence is MKLPRNLLGLINLIIILFHPVMNQAANPVRPPFYAYENDAWVDSVFQSLSFDEKIGQLITVAAYSNKDETHTQEILQLIAENKIGGLAFFQGGPVRQAQLTNKFQQASKVPLLIGIDAENGLGMRLDSCISYPDAMAIGAVQDDSLVYQMGKDIGQQCKRMGIQVNFAPVADVNSNPKNPIIGYRSYGQDVENVARKAMMYALGMQKENILPTAKHFPGHGDTEKDSHKTLPVVPFDKARLDSLEIMPFNRLIQAGIGGIMVGHLDVPALDPAGTAASLSKPITGKLLHDELEFQGLTLTDAMNMKGAKVNGPAGTADVMALAAGNDVLEFVTNPKVAIKAIKKAVRKGRITKEEIGQKCRKVLMVKRWAGLNNWKPVKTDSLYQDLQKPLYHLTSLELTKESITLLQNKGDLLPLQELDALHIATVSIGRDYNTVFQKALGEYLEVDNFHIDKNAPRKALQELLPQLKNYNLVIAAVNNFWMTPEDNFHLTQLQLDATNIISKMDNSVVVLFGNAYAANAFRDLNDARSIVMAYQETDEAENRAAQMIFGGIAAKGKLPVTLNQFFPAGTGIQTKALGRLSYTIPEAVGIDPNFLEQRIDSLVNIGLAQKAYPGCQILLAKNGKIFFHKCYGYRTYNDQIPVKPSDIYDFASLTKVTGPLPALMKLADEGKFNVDDKFSKYWPEWNNTNKANIHIRDILAHQGQLEAWIPYWKSIVKPNGRFKHGYIRHRPTRKYSLRVSDRMYLNHSFIDTIYSDIDKSPLLPKKQYVYSGLTFYLYPQIIANLTGEDYQKYIHENFYGPLGASTVTYNPYLKYPINRMIPTEDDTFFRHRQIQGFVHDEGAAMMGGVSGNAGLFGTINDAAKIIQMYLNYGTYGGKRYISEATMKEWTRCQFPENDNRRGLGFDKPLIDNSEKTIDEAYPAPSSSAESFGHSGFTGTFAWADPENGLLFMFFSNRVYPTRNDRKLYELNLRPRLHQAVYDALKRGLKSEEDRQKHVIKHLQTNRLDSLSDENTRF, encoded by the coding sequence ATGAAGCTCCCGAGAAACCTGCTTGGATTAATCAACCTCATTATTATCCTCTTTCATCCGGTAATGAATCAAGCCGCCAATCCGGTCCGCCCGCCATTTTACGCATACGAAAACGATGCGTGGGTCGATTCGGTATTTCAATCACTAAGCTTTGATGAGAAAATTGGCCAGTTAATCACCGTTGCGGCCTATTCCAACAAAGATGAAACCCACACCCAGGAGATTTTACAACTGATAGCCGAAAATAAAATAGGAGGCCTGGCCTTCTTTCAGGGTGGACCGGTCCGTCAGGCACAATTAACCAATAAATTCCAACAGGCATCAAAAGTTCCGTTGCTAATTGGCATCGATGCAGAAAACGGCTTGGGAATGCGTCTCGATAGTTGCATTAGTTATCCCGATGCAATGGCTATTGGGGCCGTTCAGGATGACTCGTTGGTTTATCAGATGGGAAAAGACATTGGCCAGCAATGTAAAAGGATGGGCATTCAAGTCAACTTTGCACCGGTAGCCGATGTCAACAGCAATCCCAAGAATCCAATTATCGGGTACCGTTCTTACGGTCAGGATGTAGAAAATGTCGCCCGAAAAGCGATGATGTATGCGCTGGGAATGCAAAAGGAAAATATACTTCCAACCGCCAAGCATTTTCCCGGACACGGCGATACTGAAAAAGATTCACACAAAACGCTTCCTGTTGTTCCATTCGATAAGGCACGCCTCGACAGCCTCGAAATTATGCCTTTTAACCGGTTGATTCAAGCAGGAATTGGCGGCATCATGGTAGGGCATCTCGATGTGCCTGCGTTAGATCCGGCCGGAACAGCAGCATCACTTTCAAAGCCAATTACCGGAAAACTGCTCCACGATGAACTGGAATTTCAAGGGCTCACTTTGACCGATGCCATGAACATGAAAGGCGCAAAAGTGAATGGACCTGCCGGAACAGCTGATGTAATGGCTTTGGCTGCCGGCAACGACGTACTGGAATTTGTCACCAACCCGAAAGTGGCCATCAAAGCCATCAAAAAGGCGGTAAGAAAAGGCCGGATTACCAAAGAAGAAATCGGCCAAAAGTGCCGCAAGGTATTAATGGTAAAAAGATGGGCTGGCCTGAACAACTGGAAACCGGTAAAAACAGACAGCCTGTACCAAGATTTGCAGAAGCCGCTTTACCATCTGACTTCCCTCGAATTGACCAAAGAAAGTATCACGCTATTACAAAATAAAGGCGACCTGTTACCTCTTCAGGAACTTGACGCCTTACATATAGCGACCGTCAGCATCGGCCGTGATTACAATACTGTGTTTCAAAAAGCACTGGGAGAATACCTGGAAGTTGATAATTTCCATATCGATAAAAATGCTCCCCGCAAAGCGCTTCAGGAGCTTTTGCCTCAATTAAAGAATTACAACCTGGTGATCGCAGCGGTCAATAATTTCTGGATGACTCCGGAAGATAACTTCCATCTGACGCAACTTCAACTCGATGCAACAAATATCATCAGCAAGATGGACAACTCGGTCGTTGTATTGTTTGGAAATGCCTATGCGGCCAACGCATTTCGTGACCTCAACGATGCCCGTTCCATCGTTATGGCTTACCAGGAAACCGATGAGGCTGAAAACCGGGCAGCGCAAATGATTTTTGGCGGCATTGCTGCTAAGGGAAAATTGCCGGTTACGTTGAATCAGTTTTTCCCGGCTGGAACCGGAATACAAACAAAAGCATTGGGACGTCTTTCCTACACAATTCCCGAAGCCGTTGGAATTGACCCTAACTTCCTGGAACAACGTATCGATTCGCTGGTGAACATCGGACTTGCACAGAAAGCATACCCCGGATGCCAGATATTGCTGGCCAAGAACGGAAAAATATTCTTCCATAAATGCTATGGCTACAGGACGTACAACGACCAGATACCAGTAAAACCTTCCGATATTTACGACTTTGCGTCATTGACCAAAGTAACCGGTCCATTACCGGCGCTGATGAAACTGGCAGACGAGGGAAAATTCAATGTCGACGATAAATTTTCGAAATACTGGCCTGAATGGAACAATACCAACAAAGCCAATATCCACATTCGCGACATCCTGGCTCACCAGGGACAGCTGGAAGCATGGATTCCTTACTGGAAAAGTATTGTGAAACCCAACGGCCGGTTTAAGCATGGATACATTCGACATCGTCCTACCAGGAAGTATTCTCTTCGCGTAAGCGATAGAATGTACCTGAATCACAGCTTCATTGACACCATATATTCCGACATTGATAAATCACCGTTATTGCCTAAAAAGCAATATGTGTATTCCGGGCTTACCTTTTATCTCTACCCGCAAATCATCGCCAACCTGACCGGTGAGGATTATCAAAAATACATACACGAAAACTTTTATGGACCGTTGGGAGCCTCAACGGTTACCTACAATCCTTATCTGAAATATCCCATCAACCGAATGATCCCCACAGAGGACGACACGTTCTTCCGCCACCGGCAAATTCAAGGATTTGTGCACGACGAGGGGGCAGCCATGATGGGTGGCGTTTCGGGTAATGCGGGGCTTTTTGGGACCATTAACGATGCGGCAAAAATCATCCAGATGTATCTGAATTACGGGACATACGGAGGGAAACGTTACATCAGTGAAGCAACCATGAAAGAATGGACCCGGTGTCAGTTCCCCGAGAACGATAACCGGCGGGGACTTGGATTTGACAAACCACTGATTGACAACAGTGAAAAAACAATTGATGAAGCTTATCCTGCCCCGTCATCCAGTGCAGAGAGCTTTGGACACAGTGGCTTTACCGGAACATTTGCCTGGGCCGATCCTGAAAACGGACTTCTTTTCATGTTCTTTTCCAACCGGGTTTATCCTACCCGAAACGACCGGAAACTCTACGAACTGAACTTAAGGCCCCGTCTACACCAAGCTGTTTATGATGCACTTAAACGGGGATTAAAAAGCGAAGAAGACAGACAAAAACATGTTATAAAACATTTGCAGACAAACAGGCTTGACTCCCTATCGGACGAAAATACACGATTCTGA